One genomic segment of Paenibacillus xylanexedens includes these proteins:
- a CDS encoding ABC transporter ATP-binding protein, with translation MLAIDVKDLRKSFSVQKSRGGLKGAFQDLFARQYQEVLAVNDISFQIPQGEICGYIGENGAGKSTTIKMLTGILVPTSGQISVGGYVPYQEREKFVQNIGVVFGQRSQLWWDIGVIESFHLLRKVYRVGEVDFRKRLDELVERLQLQDLLSRPVRKLSLGQRMRCELVAALLHNPSIVFLDEPTIGLDIVVKSEIRDFLKDMNKEHGTTILLTTHDLQDIEALCSRVIMLDAGNIIYDGGLDHLKSQWGKEREIRFKFGSAHNISQMQEWTAALPVRWTVENELSASVWIPLELNVSDVLGRVVGQADITDIQIIEINTDEIVRSIYQSGSAERPEIVGAGKEAVGVS, from the coding sequence ATGCTGGCGATTGATGTCAAAGATTTGCGCAAGTCGTTTAGCGTCCAGAAAAGCCGAGGTGGGCTGAAGGGCGCATTCCAAGACCTGTTTGCACGTCAATACCAGGAGGTATTGGCTGTAAATGATATTTCATTTCAGATTCCGCAGGGCGAAATATGCGGATATATTGGGGAGAACGGTGCCGGTAAATCAACAACGATCAAGATGTTGACCGGCATTTTGGTGCCTACTTCAGGGCAAATATCGGTTGGTGGATATGTTCCGTATCAGGAACGGGAGAAGTTTGTACAGAATATTGGTGTTGTTTTTGGTCAGCGCAGTCAATTATGGTGGGATATTGGCGTAATCGAATCCTTCCATTTATTGCGCAAAGTATATCGTGTAGGAGAGGTCGATTTCCGGAAACGTCTGGATGAACTGGTTGAGCGATTGCAGCTTCAGGACCTGTTAAGCCGTCCGGTGCGGAAGCTCAGTCTTGGTCAGCGTATGCGCTGCGAGTTAGTGGCAGCCTTGTTGCATAATCCGAGTATTGTTTTCCTGGATGAGCCAACTATTGGTTTGGATATTGTGGTGAAGTCGGAAATTCGGGATTTCTTGAAAGATATGAACAAGGAGCATGGAACGACCATCCTGCTCACCACCCACGATTTGCAGGACATTGAGGCCCTGTGTTCCCGGGTGATCATGCTTGATGCGGGCAACATCATCTATGATGGTGGTCTGGATCATCTCAAGTCACAGTGGGGGAAGGAGCGGGAGATCCGCTTCAAGTTTGGTTCAGCTCACAACATCAGTCAGATGCAGGAATGGACTGCTGCGTTGCCTGTACGTTGGACGGTTGAGAATGAATTGTCCGCATCCGTATGGATTCCGCTGGAACTGAACGTTTCGGATGTACTCGGACGTGTCGTTGGACAAGCCGATATTACCGATATTCAGATTATTGAGATCAACACGGATGAGATTGTGCGCAGTATTTACCAATCCGGTTCCGCCGAGCGTCCCGAGATTGTGGGAGCAGGGAAAGAAGCGGTGGGTGTATCCTGA
- a CDS encoding ABC transporter permease produces the protein MNSAFIDFMRIRFLTMLAYRVNYYSGILIYTLNIGVYYFTWQAIYGSSGELGGFTAAQMTTYIAVSWMARAFYFNNLDREIAADIRDGSIAIQFIRPINYVMVKMMQGLGEGIFRFLLLMIPGMLIAILLFPVELPTAPSAWIGFLVMLFFSFLINSQINVITGLAAFFVENNEGMMRMKRVVVDLFSGLIIPISLYPGWMSAVMKVLPFQAITYLPGSVFTGRVEGTAIWSVLGIQVFWFALLLLPMVLIWRKARKRLFVQGG, from the coding sequence ATGAATAGTGCATTTATTGATTTTATGCGCATCCGTTTTCTAACGATGCTGGCATACCGGGTGAATTATTACTCCGGCATTTTGATATATACGCTGAATATCGGCGTGTATTACTTTACCTGGCAAGCCATTTACGGTAGCAGTGGTGAACTCGGCGGCTTCACGGCAGCGCAGATGACCACTTACATCGCTGTATCCTGGATGGCACGTGCCTTTTACTTTAACAACCTGGACCGGGAGATTGCCGCAGATATACGGGATGGTTCCATTGCAATTCAATTCATCAGGCCGATCAATTACGTTATGGTCAAAATGATGCAAGGGCTTGGTGAAGGTATTTTCCGCTTCCTGCTCCTCATGATTCCGGGGATGCTCATCGCCATTCTGCTGTTCCCGGTTGAATTGCCTACGGCGCCATCCGCGTGGATTGGCTTTCTCGTCATGCTGTTCTTCAGTTTCCTCATTAATTCCCAGATTAATGTGATAACCGGACTGGCGGCATTCTTTGTGGAAAACAATGAAGGCATGATGCGTATGAAACGCGTCGTGGTTGATTTGTTCTCCGGTCTAATCATCCCGATCAGCCTGTATCCAGGCTGGATGTCCGCGGTGATGAAAGTATTGCCTTTTCAGGCCATTACGTATCTGCCCGGTTCCGTCTTCACTGGAAGAGTGGAAGGTACCGCCATCTGGAGTGTACTCGGTATTCAGGTGTTCTGGTTTGCCTTACTGCTGCTTCCGAT